The following is a genomic window from Aphis gossypii isolate Hap1 chromosome X, ASM2018417v2, whole genome shotgun sequence.
taaaaaatgtatttttgttgtcATCATCCGACAACAAAAGGAGGTACATGTTTTTTCTTCCGTAAGAagattagtttaatatatgtatgcttCGGGCAAACCGGAGAGTATTGAAATGAAGTGGCCTTTGACATTGTTGCGCCTAATCCGATTTTTCGTAAACACATATCGGTACTTATATACCCGTGTCAAGCAcgtctttttatatttaaaaaaaataatcataatacgtATGTATTATGTCTCCGAGGTGGTTCACACGCCCCCAATCTTGCATCCTTAAACCTTTAAATTCATTCATGTTATCCTACACAGTTTCTGAATTATGTAGAGGAGGCATCTCCTtaccttttaatataatatataacgtgaTATGATATTGTTGATATGCTGCAGTAGAGGGCTAAGGAATTCATGCTGCTTGTATCAGTATATCGTATTCGTATATGATTCCGTGACGTAAATTATTAActcatacctatatacataatattgctgAAGGAtgccatataaattataatattgtatattattatatattaattgtataaataatttttatagctttTGATACCTTTTTTAACCTAACCgggtacaatttattatattaagtatattatgtaaatatataatgttgtattaaaatataaaactatatattttcaaatttcaaattattatttaattttgattgagacatataagtaattatcGCTTACTTATTTGACAATGATTTTTACATTACTTTGTTATCTCGGATAATTTAGTCTATTAGTaacgtaatgtataataacggTTTGTAATAACTTGATATTGGTTGAACAATCACAAGTTTCATAttgactttattattattacattttttttttaagtgactaaattaaatttatacttgtcGTTTGGTTTTTGTTGACGCATTATTAATcacttgtttattattttcgattttaataatatttggttcCACTTCTTTCGGTTTCACGTTAGACGCTTTAACGGTGGTCAAACGATCAACTAatggttttctttttttaataactttaacttgctttatagatataggtaaGGAATCAGCACGGCCTCCAACTTTGActtttgtttttggttttattaaacTGGTAGGTGGTTTATTCCAACTATCCTCCCctaaagatttaataatacatttatgaagATCATATTTAAGATAACTAAAGCTTGATTAAAATTGCTTTGATAGCTCGATACCaacttttaatgaataaactttaatatatattatatacttgtctTTACTATCGTTTTAAAACgcacttttataaatttaaaataaatttttgagatttgttaacatttttaacccTATTGGATTACGCTTATTAGTACCactttaatcaatattattacagcattttaattattagttgcaGATTTAcgggaataaaaaaatatatataagtaaaaaaaatgtatgcaatctttatttagtttttgaaaatatatgaaattattacttattttcgttttgttattgtattcaaaCAATTCGTCCTCAGAGGAGTCTTCAAGGAATATCGTTCTGCGTAATCGATCGGTTCGGTCAAATTCAAAACATTGCTTATTGTTTTTTGCCATTTCtttgaattttcatattatgcaatattggaaaataattttaattaattgtatatcgTCAACAATATTAATCCAATTGTACCTTCATACAGGTTCAGTAAATAAGAGTTATTCACCAAACATACCCGCTCTATTTCCCTTCAACTAggcatttattcaaattctgattattagataaataattttatttcattctgattattttagtttcatgTGGTGGTAAAAACTTGATTTgtttaaatgacaataatttttttactattaattgttagacagataattttttgaaaatttcgttatctatacataaatcgaaatttaaacaagtagttataagttattaaatacattagtaTCTATAAGGATCATCTGAAGATATTAAGGACATTCCATACCTATTCAAAAACATCAGATATTTTGAGAACTAtgatgatttgaaaattatattaggtaattaatattaacatattaattaatttaaatttgtaaagttattatattatttgagtgctatgctataaaaatattacgtataatattaaattatacatacctattacataCTCGTTTATTgtgaattgaattttatttctataacaaAGATAAGTAATGCtaatgctataatataaaaactacacatagtaaatacataaaattgagTAAGTTAGAATTGACAAAATCTTCTTGttcgaattttaatttagatgcgtgaaaatttccaaaataagtaatttactttataaattggCCGTAAAGagtttatatcattatcaCAGGGGTAgggtactatttaaatatgataaaacatattaggtaatatatgCTTCACGAattctaaaaatctaaatttgaataaatacataattaaaagaaatattagaaTGAGCATACTTTTtgtaatacacattataaatatattaaattggaaAGAAAATATTCTCGATTCACTTCACGTCATGCttctcaattaataattactttattatactcgtagtatgtaatatgttgTTAAATGAATAGCAGGTtgacactatattattttatgtcagACGTCTTAAGAATGTTTgacagaaattattaaattatcgtgCAGACGAAACTCACACTTTACAATAGATActgcaatttaaaaacttacaatACCTACAATGTAGGTCCTACACCATTGAGATTAAtaccatatacatatataatatacaatattattttttgttagccACTATCAGGAAATAACGTTGGAACCAACACTActcaatagtataatatagctacGAACTATGGCCGacgaactattatattattattgttatatcgaAGAACGGAACTTTGCGGTGAACCATGGTCGTCGGTACGGCGGGAGAAACGACAGGGGAGGGCGAGGGATATGGCACGGCagagagtatatatatatatatatatacatacaatatacatatatgtaatattatacatggatGTAAATAGAAAccacaaatacaattattattattattctgtacaCAGAAAAACCACCACTTTTCAGAGAGATAGAGAGCGAGAGATAGTAATAACCTCCCCCTCCTTCACTTCCTCCACCTTCGAacgtaaaaaacaataaatgacaCTTTGTACGACGTCACGCTCCAGCAAAGGTTAGACATAAATGCGGTTTCGACGCCAGGAGATTTCCCACTAGCCATCACGCTtgaatacgtattatatgcgCACACATAAGGTATACCTCCAACCTGtatgtacatgtatataatatgtgtatttgtGTAATACAACAACAACGATGTAACAGGTATACGATGTGCGTCTTGTCAGATTGCGCAGAccacaaaaattgaaataaataatttacacctATATGGCCACACAATGGACTTGGGTATTGTtacttttatgataaaaaataatctgtgtttttatatatacctatataaaatttgtttaaatacaacTCTAGATCTGAAAATCAGTCTACAGAAAATTggagaatttatattatgatatttcttTTAGATTAATGTGGGCCTTTAACCTTTAACCTAAATCCATCAAATCGTAAGAAATATGCGCCTCACATCACCACTTCATGTAGTATGTAGTCTCTACATCGTATCAAGATCACTAGTCTAATGTCAacgtacattaatttttaaattaaaattacataaaaaatacaacaatttaaataaaagttaattacaaGTTTTACGAATCGAACAACTTATGAGAACTTAAAGTGAGTATCTAACTTTCAATccttagttatttaaatggaAAATTGTATGGATTTTTAACCAaaagataatatacaaaatgtttaaatttaagccAAGaacaatcttaaaataaattttacattatatacctacataacttatgaggaaccttggattctattttaaatattaaattctgatCAGAACAATTTGaacaatgaatatattgacTTAACAATGATATCTTTTTTTCTGTCTGTCATTATCTTTTGGGACAGTATAAATGGTTCGATTTTCCATTTTgagagtaatttttaaaagtaaattagatCCATTACCTATAGTAACTTCGATTCATTTTTTCGATGTACTCAACTCAATAACAACTAACTTTAGACTCTTTAAGTTTTCtccgaatatttatattaatataatatacataaacattttcaaaatatgtttactcTTTTTGAGCTATGTAGGTATAaccatttgacatttttaattctttttgttTTGAGATGACGATATAAACTTTTTCTTTCAGTGAAAACCTTGACagtttaatacaaggttcctctTAAGttgttaatattgaatataaataaataatatagacaatattttttataagcgtttaaagttAGAATATTAACGATTTCTTTCAAACTCGgggaaaatttgaaaatcattttctagttaaaaattcataacattCTTATAATTCTTACCTaagatttaaacattttatacaatgctCATTCAATAATTCATACTAGGTACTCgtataaccaaaaaaaaaaaaaatagtttttaattattattaggtaatgtatttaatacacacacacagtaTACTAACTTACTCAATGATGGCGAAGGATACTCGACATCTACTGTATAGTAgacaaataacttttttccctctttgtttatttaaacacaacatttttttatcaaaatgtatgaaaaaaaatatgattgtttttatttttatatcatatataaatagctaaaaatgagctaaaatattttgaaaattacatctacagttatttatttgtaagttacaaaaaaaacccATTATCAActttagtaaaaatttgattttgtgtgaaaattaccatattatcctttatttttatttttcataaattttaaataaagtttagttagaaacttttaaattattgtatgaaaaaattcattctaacatactaaaatatatcattaatccCTAACCTCTAACCTCCGTTCAGAGTGTAAaattttacctaataaattatatttataaagatattatctGTGTAATTTGTGGTTCAATGCCCCAATGGACACGCTACCtaggatttttattaatgataaaaaaaatgtttaacttacGAAATTTTTGTACGTGCCTGAATAGTACACGGATGAATTTCAATGTACTCGTGCCGTAGTTATTGTGGTTTGTTGTAATTGcccaaatgaataatttagcTGAGTATAAGGGACCAACGCTTCGCTATTTGGCacaaacgttataatataaaattatgttacacGCGTTTTTGTTGTAAATACGATTtgcacaaaaaaataagtaaagaattaaaataaaaaaaaattgtttatgatataaaataaatattaagttgacTTGGAAACCATCAGGTTGTACACACTGATTCATTTTCAGTTATAAGgctcattattttatgtttcatatgtactataactataacaatatatatatatattactctgtacatattgtaatattgtatacatgttACATTGTTGatcaaattgattttgtataatatatattatattatatattagatatattaaccTTGTAGGTAGGcacttatgaaatatttatttattattctattcttgttttatatttattttagagcttgaaatttatgaaatagagCTATAATGTAAGATATTTACATATTGATTTCACAATGATGTGTATTTTTCTAGTAGAAAAAATGAttcgattataaaatttaaaggacatttctgattttaaattatacatagttgGTACTTTCGGAAAGTTGATTTTTCtgcacctttttttttaataattagaaattacaaaaatagaaacatttgttattattttaatattattatcaaaataatttgtttggtAACCTTGATTACTAAAAATGTAGACTATCTTTACTTAAGTTTTTCATCGTATaggtacaacaataatatatcattgaatttgaGTTTGAATCACCCATTACAATGATCTACACAGTTTAGTAGTTATACTTAAACTATTCAATGACGAGGTATActcaacaataattgttaattaacaATCAAACAACATCTTGTTGAGTCAACATCTACCATACAAAAAGGTGGTTATTTGACTCCTTTTTTgtcataatgttattttttagtattctaTAAGATtggtagttaaaatattttcaatcgaCACACTTTAAAAGTAGTTTTgtggttataaataaaaagctcTAGTACATTTTATGGtggattaataaatttaaataattttacaataagtacGTGTATGTTACACCAAcagatatacatattttaatattttaacatacacatcgataatatgtataaaaaaattcaatagaaTGAGAATGTAGttgttgttaataaataaattcagcaATAACTAGTAATATATgatcatcaaataattttaataattgtatgtaatatgtcGTATCATAAGAAACTAGTTAATGAAATatctgtttttctttttacatgAAATACTTAGTCgataataaattgtcattattttttataaatataaaatgcattataaatgCCAGATGTTATATTCTTTATACCTGATAGGTTCGGTCGAATATAGTTTGACCTAAGTCCTTAACGTTGTTGAAATAGGgtcacataataaatattgaaaaattacaactCAACACGTGTGCCGTGTCAACTCATTTGTGAAATTTAACCCAGGACCTCTTAAGTCCTTAATCGATTACATGACAGCATACTAAATATCCTTAGCTCGTGCCAAAAACACTTCCGGCAATAcctcaaaatgtttaatgtttcgCCGTATTTTCtaaactacctacctatacattttaaaatccatCTGGACTCTTAATATTGAAGATTGTAAACTTTTAACTGTGTACGtacaattatacttattttccaTCTCTATCATCATAGAATTCGCGTAATGAACAACAGGGATTAATGAACAAATGACGAATAATTACAGTTTATTCGAAAAAACTAGATCACTAGTTACGGTccgttatataaataaattttatgggTTTTACTATAGtagttttatatcaaatattattttattgttatcagattataaaaatgtgtttaagtttaaatgaGTGTATTCAATTTACAATCAAGATTgaccttaattatttataacatgtgTAATTTAcaccaatataaaatatgtaatcacgggttgtaagaaaaaataatttgagccaaaatcaaaatcgtttattataaGGTAGGTACAAACGAAAGAATAATCGTAcaaatttcgatttttcagtataatacgagtatattgagATATGAGAAGATAGACATTGTATTATCCTATTCTGTTATAGAATTTctgtttatagattttaagtgGTTATTTCACTCGCCTAATTAGTATTTACACCATTCTACGATTTATTAGTATTGACTTAAAAGCtataccttataataataataatacatgacaaacatattattcaatattataataattacattaaaaatattatttagtacctatgtattttttgctataaataaaaagtcttaatattataacaaacaagtcaatcaattcaaaataataaaataacaatttataatagtttaggtAACTATTACTGTCATTCGGGTGGTCTGTCAAGTTAAATTACTTTTCGATAGTACTCATCAAAAAtagatattcatttttatgtaaattactgACACTATTTTTGGCCAACTATAGTGGtgcaaattacatatttttatttttatacaaattataaactcCTATTTGAACACACGTGGCatgaagtaattttttaatatttctaatttattcgaaatcgtaatattatatttccttGTTGAAATTGAAGtagtattgaataatttataaaaaaaataccaaagtCATTAACAGTTttgttaagaaatattaatttacaaattacagttattacacaatatacctaattgcAAAAAACGGAATATCATGACCAGAACTTATGACCtgatttacatataaatttgatgtagattctgaaaatatatcgtttggaaataatacttagaaaaaatgGATAgagattttttatagttaataaattagttgtgtaaaatataagtaggtgCTATAATACATCATCTTAGTTATTGAAGTAGTTAACTTAGTCATATTTAAAAGAGGGTTAattagttttcattttatttgtaattaggtatattgttttatgttcaTGCAATAGTAACTTGCAgtttatattacacaataactatttaactacAGTTAAATATATGACTCGCCTTAGGCGTTCAACACCAAAACCAACCAAGTACTTAAATGACTAGCCACCTTCTCTTAGATTTCAAAATGTCAATGCGGGAGTGACTATATAAAGAACAACGTGATTCTATAAAGGAATGACAGAatctttaataatgtttaaacgcTATAAAtaggttttgaaaaaaattaacgattttaatttGCACATTTTCTTGTCACATACCTtccttaatttattgttatagattACTtaagtgaataaatataacaactataacgtgtaattttgaaatcgtacaatatacctattcatATGTTCAGAATTTCAGATAATAggtgattatattatgcatcaaACATtcatacctacaataaaaatttattttcatacgaTGGTCATGTAAGGTTGTCACATTGAGAATTTCCTGGAAACTTTCTTTCTTGAAAACAGGGAATTCCCAGAAGGTTATGGGAGCAAGGCCGTTTGaagaaatacaaacaatttaaaaaaaaaaactatttttatgtcattattttcttataataagtacctataataatatattatgttttcatgttaaaattttattgaaaaaaagtacttcattatataatagagtAATAACGGTATTTgtgctaaaataaatattagttaataaatcaAGTAATGTGAACCATTccattattatacgatttaagatttaactaggtatcattaattttaaaccagaTGTTTAAGTTGATAGGTAAGAAATTTTGTACAATGCATGCACCGATGTACCTATTATGTctctatatgtttattttatattttaaaaaatggtagCTATACAACAACAACGTCAGGGActgaataactatttttattcttattaattcttAAGGTACGTTTTCAGCAGCGATATCGAACGCTGTGCTATTAAACCTATGTATTTTGAATGCGATTTGGAGTCTGACGACACCATTGTCTCAGACTTGCGTACCACGTCGACCGTCAGCATTTGGACGCCGTGGCTGAACGCTGCAGAGAAAACGTACCTTAAGGTATAACACCTATGCTAGCCGTCATCaggataatatgttattaacatttcaagtcataaattaaattcgacTTTTTgtcacttaatattttataggtactcaCATCTAAAAGTTACATGCACGATACGTcgatacattttcaattccTCTATATAAAGACAGTAATTACGTTTCCAAAATTTGTCCAAATCTGTTTATTCTTCGTAACAATGATAACATAGCAGTCTACGGAATTTGAATGAATTCTCTAACACTTGATTCTATatgcctataaataaaataaacaaatatcagCATTGTTCTAGAGAAAATGAATAGggtttttcgttttaaaattgtcgATTGTGCGGAAAGTTGTTTAGAaagtaatatctataatatatagggaAACGATGTACTGCTGTCGAATTGTCACCTACCGAAAGTTGAAAATCAATCATATCTACAATTTGTACTATatgattttagtattaaaggttcctatagtagtatagtataaaaactgtaaaggaacataggtaatattatggttttttttatttttcaagtggcagctactattataatttttatctattatctatgcGATCGTAATTACGTAAAAGCACAATCTCtcacataatatagaataaaaaaaagaaagaattaCAAAGATTAAAAATGCAGAAAAGcctaataaatctattttctttaaacattGTTGTTCaaagactataataataaaaaaaattacaatctccttcaattatatttttaaaataatttttgcaatTCTAACAATAATCCAAcgctatattatcatttattaactgACATctgatttagttaaaattcgAAAAACAATACAACCAAATTTTGCATATACCTTAATATGTAacgataattatatacttagtagAGAATAAATTATGGCAGCGAGATATCGGGAATTTTCTGATGGAACGCAGCTGATAGTTGGCAGCAAgctgttcataaaaataataattagagacATTCCTGTaactatattgaaaattattaataaagatcagttattcttttaattcgactaccgtaatatattattattctatcatgttaaacacttaaaattaaatttttcaatgtaaaCATTCCCCGActgtttggaaaaaaattcttcTGTTGTCAAGTATTTATACGGTTTTTAACGCCCAATCGTTTGGCGGCGGCAGCGTGCGTGGACCTCCCGTATTCAATATAGTGAGGCATTGAAAATAGCAGGGGAAGAGCAGAGGATCATAAAAAGGGGTTAGAAATGGACGAGATTATATTACGCGTGTTGCAAATTTACCGGGCATTAAGTTCGGGTCCCCCAgtagtagatttttttttaacactacccttttatattattatgattgtgatttttttcctTCTTTCGTTACACGCTGGCAAAACATGCGTTAAGcacagcataatataatagaactcGGCAGCGTCACAATGACGGGGATAGTTTTAGATCAAAATCGGTAGCCGAATgtcacatatacatatacatttatgaattatgacaTCAAACCTCTGGAACGGATTATTTAGAACGACTCTGAAACATAAAcccgaataaataataatataattcatcgACCATTTACCGGCATGTATAAAACGTACTC
Proteins encoded in this region:
- the LOC114127863 gene encoding uncharacterized protein LOC114127863; the protein is MAKNNKQCFEFDRTDRLRRTIFLEDSSEDELFEYNNKTKIREDSWNKPPTSLIKPKTKVKVGGRADSLPISIKQVKVIKKRKPLVDRLTTVKASNVKPKEVEPNIIKIENNKQVINNASTKTKRQV